The DNA region AAAATGATAATAACCAACCGGCTGGCGGTTTTCAAGGATGAAGTTATGCCTGTGGAAAGCCCCACGGTGCCAAATGCCGATACCGTTTCAAATAGAACTTCTTCAAAGGGATGGGGTTCAATGAACAAGAGGATAAAGAACACCAGGCAGACCGCACAAACGGCGGCGGTAAGAATGGCAACGGCGCGATAGATTGCGTCCCGGCCAATGGTTCTGCCACCGATGACAATGTCTTCGTCGTTTGAAAGCCGCGCCCTTAAGGCGAGGAGCAGGATAGCAAAGGTTGTGGTTTTGATACCGCCGCCGGTGCCACCGGGTGAAGCGCCAATAAACATCAGAATGGTGAGAATAAAAAGTGTTGCCCGGTGCAATAAATTTATCGGCACGGTATTGAATCCGGCGGTGCGAGCGGTTACGGACTGAAAAAGGCTGGCGAGCAGTTTTGTCCCGATGGGCATTTGCGCCAATGACCGGTCGTATTCGATGAAAAAGAACAGTAGTGCGCCCGAGAAGATGAGGATGAGGGTGGTGATGATGACCAGTTTTGCGTGGACCGTAAGGGAACGCAATGTTGTCCGGATGCTCTGGCGCAGGGTATGCTTACTGATTAGTTCGTGCACCACCGCAAACCCCAGTCCGCCGAATACAATCAGGGATATGAAGGTGATGTTGACGAGGAAATCGCCCTGGTAACGGATGAGTGAGTCATTAAAGGTGGAAAAGCCGGCATTACAGAATGCCGATATAGAGTGGAACAGGGCGTTGTAAAATGACAACCCTATTGTAGGAAAGCTGGGGAGCCAGCGGAAAAACAGAATGGCACAGCCCAAACCCTCGGCAAGGATGGTAAAAAGGAAAATGTAACGGATGGTTCGGGCGATATCGATATCGCGCGGAGTTTCCACCATTTCCGATACAAGGCGGCGTTCGCCTGGTGCGAGGCGGTGGCCCAGGATAATGGCGATACTGGTGGAAAAGGTCATAATGCCCAATCCTCCCAGTTGGATAAGGACAAGGATTATCACCTGGCCAAAAGTGGTAAAGTAGGTACCGGTGTCCCGGACAATGAGACCCGTGACACAGGTTGCCGATGTGGCGGTGAACAGGGCGTCAACAAAAGGCGCACCGCGGCCATCGGTTGTTGCCGCGGGAAAGGTTAAAAACAGGGTTCCCAGTGCGATTAAGCCGGTAAAGCTAAGTATCAGGGAGAGAACCGCTTGCTGGCGCATCTTACTGATAAGGTTGAAGAAAACCCCTTTCTTTGACAGGCGATTGGTAATTGTGATTATCTGATAGAGCAGGATGAGTGATAAAGCGAGGACGGGCAGAAGTAGTCCGATAATTAGTAGAACCCCTAATATCAACTGCAACCAGCGATTCGGGCCAATGTTCAGGTGCGAGAAATACAAAATCCAGTGCGTAGCGATTTCGGTTAAAGTCAGCAGGCCGGCGATGACCGTTGAGAACCGAATTAACACATCTTCAACGCCCCAGAACGGTACCCGATACCCCTTAAATAGAATTACGGCAAGGAGGGTAAGTGCCACAAAACCGGTCGTGACCCAGGAAAATTTATTGAGCCAGGACGGTTCCGGTTTGCTACTTTTGATGACCCGTAATCGTCTAAATAATTTCA from candidate division WOR-3 bacterium includes:
- a CDS encoding TrkH family potassium uptake protein, with product MKLFRRLRVIKSSKPEPSWLNKFSWVTTGFVALTLLAVILFKGYRVPFWGVEDVLIRFSTVIAGLLTLTEIATHWILYFSHLNIGPNRWLQLILGVLLIIGLLLPVLALSLILLYQIITITNRLSKKGVFFNLISKMRQQAVLSLILSFTGLIALGTLFLTFPAATTDGRGAPFVDALFTATSATCVTGLIVRDTGTYFTTFGQVIILVLIQLGGLGIMTFSTSIAIILGHRLAPGERRLVSEMVETPRDIDIARTIRYIFLFTILAEGLGCAILFFRWLPSFPTIGLSFYNALFHSISAFCNAGFSTFNDSLIRYQGDFLVNITFISLIVFGGLGFAVVHELISKHTLRQSIRTTLRSLTVHAKLVIITTLILIFSGALLFFFIEYDRSLAQMPIGTKLLASLFQSVTARTAGFNTVPINLLHRATLFILTILMFIGASPGGTGGGIKTTTFAILLLALRARLSNDEDIVIGGRTIGRDAIYRAVAILTAAVCAVCLVFFILLFIEPHPFEEVLFETVSAFGTVGLSTGITSSLKTASRLVIIILMFVGRVGPLTLALAMAAPKTRRPISYPQARIMVG